The nucleotide sequence AGTGGGTATCAGTTGTGATAAGCATTGGCCAAAGATATTGATTCCACCCATAAATAAAGGTGATAACAAAAAGGGCAGCGATATTGGTGCGAGAAAGAGGAAGCAAGATAGTGAAAAAGAATTTAATCGGCCCAGCGCCATCAATTTTTGCGGCTTCAATTAATTCAGGGGTGATGGTCAGGAAAAATTGACGAAACAAAAAAGTGGCTGTGGCGCTAGCAATTAATGGAATGGTTAATCCGGCATAAGAGTTCAACATATTAAGATCAGTGACGACTTCAAATGTCGGCATAATGCGAACTTCAACAGGTAACATTAAGGTAAAAAAGATAGTCCAAAAGGCGAGCATCCGTCCCGGAAAGCGAAAGAAAACCACGGCATAGGCCGATAAAATCGATATAGCTAATTTCCCTATGGTGATCACTAACGCCATAACTAACGAATTCAATAACATGCTGTTAATTGAAATTGCACTATTTTGCGTTGTACCTGCCTGTGAAAATATCGTTTTAAAAATATTGAAGCCTTCAGTACCAAACCAAAGAGGAGAGCCTGTGGCAAACTCGGTGTTTTGATGGGTTGTTGCCACTAGCGCAATCCACACAGGGAATGCCACAGAAAGAATGCCAACAATAAGAATAAAGTGGCAGAAAGCATGAAATAAAGGTCTACGTTCAACCATCAGTAAGCCACCTTTTTCTCAACATAACGAAATTGAATAATGGTTAATATCGCGACAATAAACATCAAAATAACGGATTGTGCGGCGGAGGAGCCTAAATCTAATCCCACAAAACCATCGTTATAGACCTTATAAACCAGTGTTGAGGTGCTACTACCAGGGCCACCTTGCGTCATCGCGTGGATAATGGCGAAAGTATCAAAAAAGGCGTAAGCAAAATTAACCACAAGTAAGAAAAAGGTTGTGGGAGAAATTAAAGGAAAACTGATAGTAATAAAGCGTTTAATGGGGCCACTACCATCAATAGCTGCAGCTTCTAAAAGAGATTTAGGTACAGATTGCAAGGCGGCGAGGAAAAACAGAAAGTTATAACTCACTTGTTTCCATGTCGCCGTTAAAATCACCATCCACATAGCATGATGTGTATTAAGTACAGGATCCCAATTAATACCTATTTTCTTTAATTGTTGGCTTAATACACCAATTGTGGGATCAAGCATAAATAGCCACAGAAAGCCTGCAATAACTGGCGCAATGGCATAGGGTGAAATTAAAATAGTGCGATAAAACAGTTTGCCACGTAAGACTTGCTCTGCAATACCCGCCAAAATAAGCGCTGACAGCATAGAGAGAAACACGACACTGATACTGAAAATTAATGTCGTGATTAAACTGTCAAAATAATAGCGATTACTAAAAAGTCGCTGAAAATTTTCAAAACCAACAAATTCTCGACTAAGTCCAAACGCATCTTCTAATTGAAATGACTGAAAGAAAGCTTGCCCCGCAGGCCAAATGAAAAAGATAAGCGTGATAGCTAATTGAGGAAAAATTAGCGCGAGAGGTAACCATTTTTGTTTAAAATAAATGGATTGAGAAGCCATACAATGTCCAGTAAATCGATAAAAACAGAAGGCGAGCGACTTTGCTCGCCTAATATAAGTGACTATTGTTGAGTTCGTTCAAAACGGCGTAACTGCTCATTCCCACGCGCAACAGCATTATCTAACGCAGCCTGAGCGGTCTGTTTTCCTGACCACACTTTTTCTAACTCTTCATCAACGATTTCTCGAGTTTGCAGGAAATTACCAAAGCGTAATCCTTTGGAATTGGCGGTAGGTTCAGAGGTTGTCATTTGTAATATTGCCGTATCTGCGCCCGGATTTTGCTGATAAAAGCCTTGCTGTTGTGTTAACGCATAAGCGGCTTTAGTCACCGGTAAATAACCTGTTGCTTGGTGCCAATCGGCTTGTACTTCAGGGCTTGAAAGATAGGTAAAGAATTTGGCAACACCGTTATATTCGGCATCTGGACGTCCCGACATAACCCATAAAGACGCTCCGCCAATAATGGTATTCGCAGGTTTTTGTACAAGAGAATCGTCATAAGGTAATTGGCTAACACCAATATCAATCCCTTTCATATTCTCTTTAATGCCCGCAAAACCTGCTGATGATTCCATCACCATGGCGCATTCTTGGGTATAAAACAGTGACATTGCATCCGATTGACGTCCGCCATATTTGAAAATACCAGATTTCGACCAATCTGCCATTTGTTGAATATGATTAACGAAAGGCGCTTTATTAAAAAGGAAGGTAGTGTCAAAACCATCGAAACCGTTATTTTTTGTCGCAATAGGTAAATTATTACGCGCACCAAAATTTTCGATTTGTGTCCATGATTGCCATGTGGTGGTAAATCCACATTTTACTCCAGAATCGAGCAGTTTCTGAGAAACAGCTTCCATCTCTTTCCATGTTTTTGGTGGTTGCTCTATGCCTGCTTTTTTAAAGAGGGCTTTGTTGTAATAAAGTACAGGCGTAGAGCTATTAAACGGCAGTGACATCATTTTTCCATCGCTGGTGGTGTAATAGCCCGTGACAGTTGATAAATAACTATTAGGATCAAAAGGCTCGTTAGTTTTTTCCATTAATTGATAAACAGGAAAAACGGCTTTTTTTGCCCCCATCATGCTCGCTGTGCCCACTTCAAAGACTTGCACAATAGCGGGTTGGTTTTTAGCACGAAATGAAGCCACTGCACTGGTCATCGTTTCAGCGTAAGTGCCTTTATAAACGGGTTTTATCTCATATTCAGATTGACTGGCGTTAAAATCAGAGGCGATTTGATTTACTTTTTGACCGAGCGCACCTCCCATTGCATGCCACCATTCAATTTGTGTTTTTGCGTGTGTAGGAGAAGTAAATAACGCCATTGCAACAGCAAGACCTGTTATTGATTTTATCGACATGCAGAATTTCCTTTTTAATCGAAAGTTAAAGGTGCAATCTAATCTGCGAATTACCCTAAATGTTGTTTATGACAAATGGGTGACAATTAAATGAAGATATATTGATGGTATGACTGTCAAATTGCTGTCATAAATGGTTGTCATGATGTCGGCACAAATGAAAAGGAGAGAGAAATGAAGATAGCTGCTCACCGAGGTTTTTCTGGAAAAGCGCCTGAAAATACATTGGCTGCGTTTAAAATGGCGATTGATTTTGGGTGCGAATGGATTGAAACGGATGTGCAATTAACCGCGGATCATGTTCCTGTGCTTATTCATGATAAAACAGTTAATCGTTGCACGAATGGGCAAGGTGCTGTGCGTTTTCATACCTTAGATGATTTACATCGCCTTGATGCAGGAAGTTGGTTTAGTTCACTCTATCAAGGTGAGAAAGTTCCTTCTTTAAGACAAGGATTGCAGCTTATTAAGCGTTCAGGAACAAAGCTCAATATTGAATTGAAAACATGGCCTGATGATGATGTTGAACGTTTATGTTTAGCGGTTTCTGACATGATAAAAAGTGCAGATATTCCGAATGAGCAAATTTTATTTTCTTCTTTTGATACGCATGCACTGATCGTTATGAAACGATACCTGCCTTTTATTCGCAGAGGCCAATTGTGGGATGAAATTCCTGATAATGCGTTAGAAACACTAAAAGCGATCGATGGTTTTAGTGTGCATTGTAATTACAAATATCTCACACAAGAACAAGCTCAAATGTTGAAACAAGCGGGTTATGAAATTTATTGTTATACCCCGAATAATCCTGAAGAAGTGAAAGATTTTGAGCAATGGGGTGTTGATATGCTGATCACTGATATGCCTGATGTTTATCTACCAAATGTTGATCAAATAGCAAAGTGAAAAAGCACTAACAATCCTGCTTACTTGTATTGAATAAGGTGTTATTGATGTGTTTGATGACGCCTTTTATCCTTTTCTTTCCGTATTTTAATTACAGAAATTAAATAAGAGAAACGTTGAGTAATAGATGTTTTCTTTACATTCTCTGCTATTATCCTGCGCAATTAATGAATAGATATTATTCAACTCGGTAATATTTATCTCATTAAAAATAAAAATGGGGAAAATGGTTAGCAAATATGGCGACCTTATCAACCCAACCTCTAAGAGTAGAGGTGCATTATTTCTACTTTAATTGCCAATAATATAATTGAGAGTGAAATATGAAAGAACTCGTTGTTGTTGCCATTGGAGGCAACAGTATTATTAAAGACAATGCTAGCCAGTCTATCGCTCATCAAGAACAAGCAGTACAAGAGGTTGCAGCCCATATTAGTGATATGGTGGCTGAAGGGTATAATATTGTTTTAACTCATGGTAATGGGCCACAAGTAGGGCTTGATTTACGTCGCGCTGAAGTGGCGCATGTGCAAGAAGGTTTACCGTTAACACCTTTGGCCAACTGTGTTGCAGATACACAAGGCGGTATCGGCTATTTAATACAACAAGCGTTAACGAATAAGCTTCGTGTTCAACAAAATAAACAAGCAGTTACCCTTATCACACAAGTTGAAGTAGATAAAAACGATCCTAATTTTGTTTCTCCAACAAAACCTATTGGTGCATTTTTCTCTGAACAAGAGATGGTGCAATTAAAGCAAGAAAATCCTCAATGGCATTTTGTTGAAGACTCTGGTCGTGGTTATCGTCGTGTTGTTGCCTCTCCAATTCCACAACATGTTATTGAATCTAGTGCAATTAAGTCACTATCAGAATGCGGCTATGTTGTTATTGCTGTGGGTGGCGGTGGTATTCCTGTGATTAAAAATGAACAGGGAAATTACCAAAGTGTCGATGCCGTTATTGATAAAGACTTGTCATCAAC is from Proteus columbae and encodes:
- a CDS encoding glycerophosphoryl diester phosphodiesterase, yielding MKIAAHRGFSGKAPENTLAAFKMAIDFGCEWIETDVQLTADHVPVLIHDKTVNRCTNGQGAVRFHTLDDLHRLDAGSWFSSLYQGEKVPSLRQGLQLIKRSGTKLNIELKTWPDDDVERLCLAVSDMIKSADIPNEQILFSSFDTHALIVMKRYLPFIRRGQLWDEIPDNALETLKAIDGFSVHCNYKYLTQEQAQMLKQAGYEIYCYTPNNPEEVKDFEQWGVDMLITDMPDVYLPNVDQIAK
- the ugpA gene encoding sn-glycerol-3-phosphate ABC transporter permease UgpA, whose product is MASQSIYFKQKWLPLALIFPQLAITLIFFIWPAGQAFFQSFQLEDAFGLSREFVGFENFQRLFSNRYYFDSLITTLIFSISVVFLSMLSALILAGIAEQVLRGKLFYRTILISPYAIAPVIAGFLWLFMLDPTIGVLSQQLKKIGINWDPVLNTHHAMWMVILTATWKQVSYNFLFFLAALQSVPKSLLEAAAIDGSGPIKRFITISFPLISPTTFFLLVVNFAYAFFDTFAIIHAMTQGGPGSSTSTLVYKVYNDGFVGLDLGSSAAQSVILMFIVAILTIIQFRYVEKKVAY
- a CDS encoding carbamate kinase family protein, producing MKELVVVAIGGNSIIKDNASQSIAHQEQAVQEVAAHISDMVAEGYNIVLTHGNGPQVGLDLRRAEVAHVQEGLPLTPLANCVADTQGGIGYLIQQALTNKLRVQQNKQAVTLITQVEVDKNDPNFVSPTKPIGAFFSEQEMVQLKQENPQWHFVEDSGRGYRRVVASPIPQHVIESSAIKSLSECGYVVIAVGGGGIPVIKNEQGNYQSVDAVIDKDLSSTLLAKELHADILIITTGVEKVSIHFGKPEQKALGETSVEEMTQYMHEGHFPPGSMLPKIEASLSFLAAGGKRVIITTPEKLASALKGETGTHIVV
- the ugpE gene encoding sn-glycerol-3-phosphate ABC transporter permease UgpE, yielding MVERRPLFHAFCHFILIVGILSVAFPVWIALVATTHQNTEFATGSPLWFGTEGFNIFKTIFSQAGTTQNSAISINSMLLNSLVMALVITIGKLAISILSAYAVVFFRFPGRMLAFWTIFFTLMLPVEVRIMPTFEVVTDLNMLNSYAGLTIPLIASATATFLFRQFFLTITPELIEAAKIDGAGPIKFFFTILLPLSRTNIAALFVITFIYGWNQYLWPMLITTDTHYYTIVMGIKQMVAVSDGVVEWNKIMATTLIAMLPPVLIVILMQRAFVKGFIDTEK
- the ugpB gene encoding sn-glycerol-3-phosphate ABC transporter substrate-binding protein UgpB; translation: MSIKSITGLAVAMALFTSPTHAKTQIEWWHAMGGALGQKVNQIASDFNASQSEYEIKPVYKGTYAETMTSAVASFRAKNQPAIVQVFEVGTASMMGAKKAVFPVYQLMEKTNEPFDPNSYLSTVTGYYTTSDGKMMSLPFNSSTPVLYYNKALFKKAGIEQPPKTWKEMEAVSQKLLDSGVKCGFTTTWQSWTQIENFGARNNLPIATKNNGFDGFDTTFLFNKAPFVNHIQQMADWSKSGIFKYGGRQSDAMSLFYTQECAMVMESSAGFAGIKENMKGIDIGVSQLPYDDSLVQKPANTIIGGASLWVMSGRPDAEYNGVAKFFTYLSSPEVQADWHQATGYLPVTKAAYALTQQQGFYQQNPGADTAILQMTTSEPTANSKGLRFGNFLQTREIVDEELEKVWSGKQTAQAALDNAVARGNEQLRRFERTQQ